The Juglans regia cultivar Chandler chromosome 2, Walnut 2.0, whole genome shotgun sequence genome includes a window with the following:
- the LOC108984866 gene encoding glycerophosphodiester phosphodiesterase GDPDL3-like → MDFRRAFPAMCNLLGRAALFLILVHSVVVARVSAQGPKKTSPWPTLSGNPPLVIARGGFSGLFPDSSSLAYNLALQVSVPNVLLWCDVQLTKDGVGICIPDIKLDNATDIATGSFKDRNNVYFVNGVPTRGWFSVDFTFNELANNVLLAQGVYSRTNKFDGKDNRIFTVQDLATTVKPPGLWLNIQYDAFFTQHNLSMRAFVLSVSRSVAVSFISSPEVAFLRSIRTQINPKTTKLVFRFLGQDELEPSTNQTYGSLLKNLAFIKSFASGILVPKSYIWPVDATLYLQPHTTIVVDAHKGGLEVFASDFANDVPFSFNYSYDPISEHLSFIDNGGFSVDGMLTDFPITPSAAIDCFAHLGKGASPQEKPLVISKCGASGDYPGCTDLAYRQAITDGVDVLDCPVQMAKDGTPFCLSSINLLDSTTVAESSYGNFTTSIPEIQDGSGIFTFSLTWSQIQELKPAIASPYSSFKLFRNPKFKNAGKFLTLSEFLALSKNTNSLTGVLISIEHADYLGKKQGLNITDAVIDALSKAGYDTQTSLKVMIQSSNSSVLMRLANKNNYELVYKADDNIIDAPNSTIENIKTFADSVVVSKESVIPEIQAFLTHATDIVSRLQAVKLPVYVETFSNEFVSQAYDFYSDAHVEINTYVMGTKVDGVITDFPKTAARYKRNRCLGLGKDTPSYMQPVKPGSLFKYFGG, encoded by the exons TGGATTTCCGGCGAGCTTTTCCGGCAATGTGTAACTTACTTGGTCGCGCGGCCCTCTTTCTCATTCTGGTTCACTCAGTGGTAGTGGCTCGGGTCTCTGCTCAGGGACCTAAGAAGACCAGTCCCTGGCCTACACTCAGCG GCAATCCGCCTTTAGTCATTGCACGCGGTGGGTTTTCAGGGCTATTTCCTGATTCTAGTTCACTTGCCTATAATCTGGCACTGCAAGTTAGCGTACCCAATGTGCTCTTATGGTGCGATGTGCAGTTGACAAAGGATGGAGTCGGGATTTGTATTCCGGACATCAAGCTGGATAATGCTACTGACATTGCGACTGGAAGTTTCAAAGACAGGAATAACGTTTACTTTGTTAATGGAGTCCCTACCCGAGGATGGTTTTCTGTGGATTTCACCTTCAACGAGTTAGCAAATAATGTCTTGC TCGCTCAAGGAGTCTATTCTAGAACCAATAAATTTGATGGCAAAGACAACCGAATCTTCACTGTTCAAGATTTGGCTACCACAGTGAAGCCACCAGGCTTATGGTTGAACATTCAG TATGATGCATTCTTCACGCAGCACAACTTGAGTATGAGAGCCTTTGTACTTTCTGTGTCGAGAAGTGTGGCAGTTAGTTTTATTTCATCACCAGAGGTGGCTTTCCTAAGAAGTATCAGGACACAAATCAATCCTAAAACGACAAAACTGGTCTTCCGGTTTTTAGGACAAGATGAGCTTGAGCCTTCAACCAACCAGACGTATGGTTCTTTGTTAAAGAATCTTGCATTTATCAAGTCATTTGCCTCCGGAATTCTTGTTCCCAAATCTTACATATGGCCTGTGGATGCAACTCTTTACTTGCAACCTCATACCACTATTGTCGTGGATGCTCACAAGGGAGGACTAGAAGTTTTCGCATCAGATTTTGCAAATGACGTTCCATTTAGCTTCAATTACAGTTATGATCCTATATCTGAGCACTTGTCTTTCATTGACAATGGTGGCTTCTCCGTGGATGGCATGCTGACCGACTTTCCAATTACTCCATCGGCTGCTATAG ATTGCTTTGCTCATCTTGGCAAAGGTGCTTCACCACAAG AGAAGCCTTTGGTTATCTCCAAATGTGGAGCAAGTGGAGATTACCCTGGTTGTACAGACTTAGCATATAGACAAGCTATTACAGATGGCGTAGATGTACTTGACTGCCCTGTTCAAATGGCAAAGGATGGGACACCATTTTGCTTAAGCTCGATAAATCTGCTAGATAGCACAACAGTTGCCGAATCAAGTTATGGCAACTTTACAACTTCTATTCCAGAGATTCAGGATGGGAGTGGAATATTTACTTTTAGCCTAACATGGAGTCAGATTCAAGAATTGAAAC CGGCAATAGCAAGCCCCTACTCCAGTTTTAAATTGTTCCGGAATCCAAAGTTCAAAAATGCTGGAAAGTTTCTAACATTGTCTGAGTTTTTGGCATTGTCAAAGAACACGAACTCTCTTACTGGTGTCCTGATCAGCATAGAG cATGCAGACTACCTTGGAAAGAAGCAGGGATTAAATATAACCGATGCAGTCATCGATGCCTTGAGCAAAGCTGGTTATGATACCCAGACATCCTTAAAAGTTATGATTCAGTCCAGTAATAGCTCAGTCCTAATGAGACTCGCGAACAAAAACAATTATGAGCTTGTCTACAAGGCAGatgataatattattgatgCACCCAACTCAACCATTGAGAACATAAAGACATTTGCCGATTCTGTGGTTGTCAGCAAGGAATCTGTCATTCCTGAAATTCAAGCATTCCTTACTCATGCTACTGATATTGTGTCGAGGCTACAGGCAGTTAAGCTCCCTGTCTATGTAGAAACATTCAGCAATGAATTTGTGTCCCAAGCATATGACTTCTACTCGGATGCACATGTGGAGATCAACACATATGTCATGGGGACCAAAGTTGATGGTGTCATCACCGACTTCCCTAAGACAGCCGCCAGATACAAAA GGAATCGGTGCTTAGGTTTGGGCAAAGACACACCTTCATACATGCAGCCTGTTAAGCCTGGCAGTCTCTTTAAGTACTTTGGTGGCTAA
- the LOC108984850 gene encoding glycerophosphodiester phosphodiesterase GDPDL3-like, translating into MICRRVFPAMSNSRGRTFFLLLLHSVVVALVSAQGSNNTSIWPTLSGKPPLVIARGGFSGLFPDSSSVAYDLALQISVSDVFLWCDVQLTKDGAGICVPDIKLENATDISTVYNSRSKTYLVNGAPTKGWFSVDFTFSELATNVILNQGVYSRTNKFDGNGFQILTVQNLTATMKPPGLWLNIQHDIFFTQHNLNMRSFVLSVSRSVIIGYISSPEVGFLRSITKRFDPRTTKLVFRFLGQDEIEPSTNQTYGSLLKNLTFIKTFASGILVPKGYIWPVDPSLYLLPHTTVAVDAHKAGLEVFASDFANDVPFSFNYSYDPLSEHLSFIDNGDFSVDGLLTDFPLTSSAARDCFAHLGNNASAQAKPLVISKNGASGDYPGCTDLAYIRAIEDKVDVLDCPVQLAKDGTPFCLSSINLIDSTTVAQSPYSNLTTSIPDIKAGTGIFTFNMTWSEIQGLTPAIANPYSTYRLFRNPKYKNAGRFLTLSEFLGLAKNASSLTGVLISIEHAAYLAHQGLSVTDAVADALSKAGYDNQASPKVMIQSANSSVLMKFKDKKNYECVYKVDENIRDALDSTVKNIKTFAHSVVVGKESVFPENQAFITSTTDTVSKLQSFGLPVYVETFSNEFVSQAYDFYSDAHVEINTYVMAAKVDGVITDFPKTAARYKRNRCLGLGNKTPSYMSSVPPGGLMQVITETYMPPAEAPNPVLTTEDVVESPLPSVSPRGPSTSPGGGTSAVAPTPPNGKPKLASCFFLTYLAMLLAALFLS; encoded by the exons ATGATTTGCCGGCGAGTTTTTCCGGCAATGTCTAACTCACGCGGTCGaaccttctttcttcttctgcttcacTCGGTAGTAGTAGCTCTGGTCTCTGCTCAGGGATCTAACAACACAAGTATCTGGCCTACACTTAGCG GTAAACCGCCTTTAGTCATTGCACGCGGTGGGTTTTCAGGGCTATTTCCTGATTCTAGTTCTGTTGCCTATGATCTGGCGCTGCAAATTAGTGTATCCGATGTGTTCTTATGGTGTGATGTGCAATTGACAAAGGATGGAGCTGGGATCTGTGTGCCCGACATAAAGTTGGAGAATGCAACTGACATTTCGACTGTTTACAACAGCAGGAGTAAGACCTACCTTGTTAATGGGGCTCCTACCAAAGGATGGTTTTCGGTGGATTTCACCTTTAGTGAGCTGGCAACTAATGTCATCT TAAATCAAGGAGTCTATTCTCGAACTAATAAGTTTGATGGCAATGGCTTCCAAATTCTCACTGTTCAAAACTTGACTGCAACAATGAAGCCACCAGGCTTATGGTTGAACATTCAG CATGATATATTCTTCACGCAACACAATTTAAATATGAGAAGCTTTGTACTTTCGGTGTCGAGAAGTGTGATAATTGGTTATATTTCATCACCAGAGGTGGGTTTCCTAAGAAGTATAACGAAACGATTTGATCCTAGAACGACAAAACTGGTCTTCAGGTTTCTAGGACAGGATGAGATTGAGCCTTCAACCAACCAGACATATGGTTCTCTGTTAAAGAATCTTACGTTTATCAAGACTTTTGCCTCTGGAATTCTCGTTCCCAAAGGTTACATATGGCCTGTAGATCCAAGTCTTTATTTACTACCTCATACCACTGTTGCCGTAGATGCTCATAAGGCAGGGCTAGAAGTGTTTGCATCAGATTTTGCAAATGACGTTCCATTTAGCTTCAATTACAGTTATGATCCATTATCTGAGCACTTGTCTTTCATTGACAATGGTGACTTTTCCGTTGATGGTCTGCTGACCGACTTCCCACTTACTTCATCGGCAGCAAGag ATTGCTTTGCTCATCTAGGCAATAATGCTTCAGCACAAG CAAAGCCTTTGGTTATCTCCAAAAATGGAGCAAGTGGAGATTATCCTGGTTGCACAGACTTAGCATATATTAGAGCTATTGAAGACAAAGTAGATGTCCTTGATTGCCCTGTTCAATTGGCTAAGGACGGAACACCATTCTGCTTAAGCTCGATAAATCTGATAGATAGCACAACGGTTGCCCAATCACCATATAGCAACCTTACAACTTCTATTCCAGACATTAAGGCTGGGACTGGAATATTTACCTTTAACATGACATGGAGTGAGATTCAAGGATTGACAC CGGCAATAGCAAACCCTTACTCCACCTATAGGTTGTTCCGGAATCCAAAGTACAAAAATGCAGGGAGGTTTCTAACATTGTCCGAGTTTTTGGGCTTGGCAAAGAATGCGAGCTCCCTTACTGGTGTCTTGATCAGCATAGAG CATGCGGCCTATCTTGCACACCAGGGATTAAGTGTAACCGATGCAGTCGCTGATGCCTTGAGCAAAGCTGGTTATGATAATCAGGCATCCCCAAAAGTTATGATTCAGTCTGCTAATAGTTCTGTTCTAATGAAATTcaaggacaaaaaaaattatgagtgtGTGTATAAGGTTGACGAGAATATTCGTGATGCCCTCGACTCAACTGTTAAGAACATAAAGACGTTCGCCCATTCTGTGGTTGTCGGCAAGGAGTCTGTGTTTCCTGAAAATCAGGCATTCATCACTAGTACTACCGATACCGTATCAAAGCTGCAATCATTTGGGCTCCCTGTCTATGTAGAAACATTCAGCAATGAATTTGTGTCCCAAGCATATGACTTCTACTCGGATGCACATGTGGAGATCAACACATATGTCATGGCGGCCAAAGTTGATGGTGTCATCACCGACTTCCCTAAGACAGCTGCTAGATACAAAA GAAATCGATGCTTAGGTTTGGGCAACAAGACACCTTCTTACATGTCATCTGTTCCACCTGGTGGTCTCATGCAAGTCATTACTGAAACCTACATGCCACCAGCAGAGGCTCCAAACCCTGTCCTGACAACTGAAGATGTGGTGGAGTCACCTTTGCCCTCTGTTTCTCCACGAGGCCCAAGTACCAGCCCAGGTGGTGGAACTTCAGCAGTAGCTCCAACTCCGCCGAATGGGAAACCCAAGCTAGCTTCATGCTTCTTCCTGACATATCTAGCAATGCTTCTTGCTGCTCTTTTTCTATCCTGA
- the LOC108983268 gene encoding exopolygalacturonase-like, with translation MGLSAVFHCVCIIFLLACIAEVGAGKMVFNAVKYGAIADGKTDNSKVFQNLFNRACQMEGINVVLIPLGRYMLGPTVFKGPCKGHVEFLIVGTLLAPTDIASSLNVDHWISFQYMDRLVIGGGGSLDGRGSSAWPYNSCSKRPNCKPLPPSLRFDFLTNSWITGPTLINSKGVHINIFGCDGLNLRHVNLIAPANSPNTDGIHIGSSRNIDISNARIATGDDCVSLGPGSTYINITNVICGPGHGISVGSLGRSPNEEDVHGVKVRDCTFIGTANGLRIKTWALPYASSVFGLTFENIIMEHVNNPIIIDQQYCQAGNCQKEGDSQVQIQDVKYRNIRGTSSTKMAVTLKCSRSKPCQKIVLRDINLFYSGGPATSSCFYANGVAYGIQRPPSCI, from the exons ATGGGTTTATCTGCAGTTTTTCACTGTGTCTGCATAATCTTCTTGCTAGCATGCATTGCTGAAGTTGGAGCAGGAAAAATGGTTTTTAATGCAGTGAAATACGGAGCCATTGCCGATGGAAAAACCGATAACAGCAAG gtttttcaaaatttatttaacagaGCTTGTCAAATGGAAGGAATCAATGTGGTTTTGATCCCACTTGGAAGATATATGCTGGGCCCAACAGTGTTCAAAGGCCCATGCAAGGGCCACGTAGAGTTTCTGATCGTGGGGACCCTACTGGCTCCTACTGACATAGCATCTTCTCTTAATGTCGACCATTGGATCAGCTTCCAATACATGGACAGGCTCGTAATCGGCGGAGGTGGGTCGTTGGATGGCCGAGGTTCCTCTGCTTGGCCCTACAATTCTTGCAGCAAAAGACCAAACTGCAAGCCTCTTCCCCCT TCGTTGAGATTCGATTTCCTCACCAATTCATGGATTACCGGACCAACTTTAATCAACAGCAAGGGTGTCCATATAAACATTTTTGGCTGTGACGGTCTGAACTTACGACACGTCAATCTAATAGCTCCGGCAAACAGCCCCAACACCGATGGAATCCACATTGGTTCGTCGAGAAACATCGACATATCGAATGCTCGAATAGCAACCGGAGATGACTGCGTTTCCCTGGGCCCTGGCTCTACGTACATAAACATTACAAACGTTATATGTGGTCCCGGCCATGGAATCAGCGTTGGGAGCCTCGGGAGGTCGCCTAATGAAGAAGATGTTCATGGAGTGAAGGTGAGAGACTGCACCTTCATTGGCACTGCCAATGGCTTGAGGATCAAAACATGGGCTCTCCCTTATGCAAGCAGTGTTTTCGGTCTGACCTTTGAGAACATTATCATGGAGCATGTCAACAACCCCATCATCATTGACCAACAATATTGCCAAGCTGGGAATTGTCAGAAG GAGGGTGATTCCCAAGTTCAGATTCAAGATGTGAAGTACAGAAACATTAGAGGCACTTCGAGCACAAAGATGGCAGTAACTTTAAAATGCAGCAGAAGTAAACCTTGCCAGAAGATTGTGCTCAGAGACATTAATCTGTTTTACAGTGGAGGACCAGCCACTTCCTCATGTTTTTATGCCAACGGTGTTGCTTATGGTATTCAACGCCCTCCCTCTTGCATCTAG
- the LOC108984901 gene encoding pirin-like protein: MTNSTESSRVLKEPRLVERKFLARPQHEGAGAIVRRSVGRFELKYFDPFLLLDEFSVTAPAGFPDHPHRGFETVTYMLQGSVTHEDFDGHKGTIGVGDLQWMTAGRGIVHSEMPAPQGTQKGLQLWINLSSKHKMIEPRYQEIQSKNVSEAVKDGIKVRVIAGEALGTKSPIYTRTPTMYLDFTLKPGAHLQQPIPISWNAFVYILEGEGIFDSLKSLPASAHHLLLLGDGDGLEAWNKSSKPLRFILVGGEPLGEPVVQFGPFVMNNQEEIDQTIEDFENCINGFEKARHWKSESSLSLDI; encoded by the exons ATGACCAACAGTACTGAAAGTTCTAGAGTTCTCAAAGAACCACGTCTTGTGGAGAGGAAGTTTTTGGCCAGACCACAACATGAAGGAGCTGGGGCTATCGTTAGAAGGAGCGTAGGAAG gTTTGAGTTGAAATACTTTgatccttttcttcttctggaTGAATTCTCTG TTACTGCTCCTGCTGGATTTCCTGATCATCCCCATAGAG GATTTGAGACTGTGACCTATATGCTGCAG GGATCTGTCACACATGAAGATTTTGATGGACATAAGGGGACCATAGGAGTCGGTGACTTACAATGGATGACTGCAGGAAGAGGGATTGTTCACTCAGAAATGCCTGCTCCCCAGGGAACTCAAAAGGGGTTACAGTTGTGGATCAACCTCTCCTCCAAGCATAAAAT GATTGAACCAAGGTATCAAGAAATACAGAGCAAAAACGTTTCAGAAGCTGTCAAAGATGGAATCAAAGTTAGAGTCATAGCTGGAGAGGCCCTGGGAACTAAGTCACCAATCTACACAAGGACCCCAACAATGTACTTGGACTTCACTCTCAAACCAGGAGCTCATCTTCAACAACCAATACCAATATCATGGAATGCATTTGTATATATCTTAGAAGGCGAAGGCATCTTTGACAGTCTAAAATCTTTGCCTGCCTCGGCCCACCACCTTCTGCTTCTGGGCGATGGGGATGGCTTGGAGGCATGGAACAAGTCCTCCAAACCCCTCAGGTTCATCTTAGTTGGGGGTGAACCGTTGGGTGAGCCTGTGGTGCAGTTTGGACCCTTTGTAATGAATAACCAAGAAGAGATTGACCAAACCATAGAGGACTTTGAGAACTGCATCAATGGATTTGAGAAAGCAAGGCATTGGAAATCAGAAAGCTCCCTTAGTCTTGATATATAA
- the LOC108984915 gene encoding beta-1,2-xylosyltransferase: MQLESKQKTQKAKMASRRNVWLLRIVLFLFALNSISLCVYFASHSKSSASSIPNLHHNYHNPRINRLRFRNKLKSWPILPSYLPWSHPPTNTGSCEAYFGNGFSLRLDLISPAANPRGWFRCWYSETLRSSVCEGGSLRMVPARVGVSKGGEMLDQVIGRREEDELPKFQNGAFEVDGGVGFEGPPRRLVDDEFLDRYVPQGEILIHTMRALIGSVRVVAASEFECQEWIEEPTLLVTRFEYANLFHTVTDWYSAYVSSRVTGLPNRPRLVFVDGHCMTSLEETWKALFSSLRYAKNFSGPVCFRHAILSPLGYETALFKGLTEEINCHGASAHDLWQNPDDRKTARLSEFGEIIRAAFGFPVHRHRVEKPVSGLNVLFVRREDYLAHPRHGGKVESRLSNEEEVFDSLKTWAYNNDSCKINLVNGLFAHMPMKEQVRAIQDASVIIGAHGAGLTHLVSAMPKTVVLEIISSQYRRPHFALIAKWKGLEYHAINLDGSYAKPEIVIDKLSGILRSLGC; this comes from the exons atgCAATTGGAAAGCAAGCAGAAAACACAGAAAGCGAAAATGGCGAGCAGGAGGAACGTCTGGCTCCTGAGGatcgttctcttcctcttcgcTCTCAACTCCATTTCACTTTGCGTTTACTTCGCTTCCCACTCCAAATCCTCTGCCTCCTCCATCCCCAACCTCCACCATAACTACCATAATCCTCGTATTAACCGTCTGCGGTTCCGCAACAAGCTCAAGTCTTGGCCCATCTTACCCTCCTACCTTCCCTGGTCCCACCCACCCACTAACACTGGCTCTTGCGAGGCCTACTTCGGCAACGGCTTCTCTCTCCGCCTCGATCTCATCTCCCCAGCGGCGAATCCCCGCGGATGGTTCCGCTGCTGGTACAGCGAGACCCTTCGCAGCTCTGTGTGCGAGGGAGGGAGTCTTCGGATGGTCCCAGCGAGGGTCGGGGTCTCCAAGGGAGGGGAGATGTTAGACCAGGTGATCGGGAGGCGTGAGGAGGACGAGCTTCCCAAATTCCAAAACGGTGCTTTCGAGGTCGACGGAGGAGTTGGGTTTGAGGGTCCGCCACGGAGACTCGTCGACGACGAGTTCCTCGATCGGTACGTGCCGCAGGGGGAGATCCTGATTCATACCATGCGGGCTCTGATCGGGTCTGTTCGTGTCGTCGCGGCGAGCGAGTTCGAGTGCCAAGAG TGGATTGAGGAGCCTACGCTACTGGTGACGCGCTTTGAGTATGCGAACCTTTTCCACACTGTCACAGACTGGTACAGCGCATATGTCTCTTCAAGGGTTACAGGATTGCCCAATCGACCTAGATTGGTTTTCGTGGACGGCCACTGTATG ACATCTTTGGAAGAAACATGGAAAGCATTGTTTTCTAGCCTTCGATATGCGAAGAACTTTAGTGGTCCAGTTTGCTTTCGCCATGCTATTCTCTCACCTTTGGGATATGAGACTGCTTTATTTAAGGGGCTCACTGAAGAAATAAATTGTCATGGAGCATCTGCACACGACCTATGGCAAAATCCTGATGACCGGAAAACTGCTCGATTATCTGAATTCGGGGAAATAATCAGAGCTGCTTTTGGGTTTCCTGTACATAGACACCGTGTTGAAAAGCCAGTCTCTGGTCTTAATGTCCTCTTTGTTCGACGTGAAGATTATTTAGCTCATCCTCGACATGGTGGTAAAGTTGAATCAAGGCTTAGCAATGAAGAAGAAGTGTTTGATTCGTTAAAAACATGGGCATATAATAATGACTCGTGCAAAATAAACCTTGTCAATGGATTGTTTGCACACATGCCCATGAAGGAGCAAGTCCGAGCCATTCAAGATGCTTCGGTAATTATTGGAGCACACGGTGCAGGTCTGACTCATTTAGTATCTGCAATGCCAAAAACTGTGGTTCTGGAGATTATTAGCAGCCAGTATCGACGGCCACATTTTGCATTGATAGCCAAGTGGAAAGGGTTGGAGTATCATGCAATTAATCTTGATGGATCATATGCCAAACCGGAAATAGTTATTGACAAACTTAGCGGCATACTGAGGAGCCTTGGATGCTAA